A genomic window from Mesorhizobium sp. 131-2-1 includes:
- a CDS encoding sulfurtransferase TusA family protein, with protein MAKRVSVYDLKGLNCPLPVLKAKKRLAAMRPGSLVWLETTDPLAVIDIPAFCSDAGHQLIETAAVSGGHRFLVERGAA; from the coding sequence TTGGCCAAGCGCGTTTCCGTTTACGACCTCAAGGGGCTGAACTGCCCACTCCCCGTGCTCAAGGCGAAAAAGCGCCTGGCCGCGATGCGGCCGGGCAGCCTGGTCTGGCTGGAAACCACCGATCCGCTGGCGGTCATCGACATTCCGGCCTTCTGCTCGGACGCCGGCCATCAGCTCATCGAAACGGCCGCAGTGTCCGGCGGCCATCGCTTTCTGGTCGAGCGCGGCGCCGCCTGA
- a CDS encoding L,D-transpeptidase family protein, with protein MFAKLARTGVLIAAIGVAGCNDSSMKDFAPEANKPLPDKILADMKAKGMVRTSSVMARIFKEEGKLEIWKAKTNGRYEMVASYDICKWSGKLGPKYTEGDRQAPEGFYTVRPSQMNPRSNYHLSFNIGYPNAYDRANGRTGANLMVHGACSSSGCYSMTDPQIEQIYAFGRDAFQGGQTEFQIQAFPFRMTAANMARYRNDPNYEFWKMLKVGYDNFEITKVPPKVDVCEKRYVFNQVAPEGTTFDPTGPCPATTQPDSLKSAYNAYQSSYDAAFSGAVRSSTPAPKPTIAGIKEASIVSDWSKRRARGERVPIEPPSLNSDGTVTETARMGRIDSPAGRKMAALDAEKEAKRKAEEQRLAAIEAAKAAKEAAKAQALAEAEAAKQAAQQPVTTAGVEAAAPTAETQAADAGDGTVTKLKKKLLGMFGG; from the coding sequence ATGTTTGCCAAGCTTGCCCGCACCGGAGTCCTGATCGCCGCCATCGGCGTCGCCGGCTGCAACGATTCGTCGATGAAGGACTTCGCGCCGGAGGCCAACAAGCCGTTGCCGGACAAGATCCTGGCCGACATGAAGGCCAAGGGCATGGTCCGCACCTCTTCGGTGATGGCCCGCATCTTCAAGGAAGAGGGCAAGCTGGAGATCTGGAAGGCCAAGACCAATGGCCGCTACGAGATGGTGGCCAGCTACGACATCTGCAAATGGTCGGGCAAGCTCGGTCCCAAATACACCGAGGGCGACCGCCAGGCGCCGGAAGGTTTTTATACGGTTCGCCCTTCGCAGATGAACCCGCGCTCGAACTACCATCTGTCCTTCAATATCGGCTATCCCAACGCCTATGACCGCGCCAACGGCCGCACCGGCGCCAATTTGATGGTGCACGGCGCCTGCTCGTCGTCGGGCTGCTATTCGATGACCGATCCGCAGATCGAGCAGATCTACGCCTTCGGCCGCGATGCCTTCCAGGGTGGGCAGACCGAGTTCCAGATCCAGGCCTTTCCGTTCCGCATGACCGCCGCCAACATGGCGCGCTACCGCAACGACCCGAACTACGAGTTCTGGAAGATGCTGAAGGTCGGCTACGACAATTTCGAGATCACCAAGGTGCCGCCGAAGGTCGACGTCTGCGAAAAGCGCTACGTTTTCAACCAGGTGGCTCCTGAAGGCACGACCTTCGATCCGACCGGGCCCTGCCCCGCCACCACGCAGCCGGATTCGCTGAAGAGCGCCTACAACGCCTATCAAAGCAGCTATGACGCGGCCTTCAGCGGCGCCGTCAGGTCAAGCACGCCGGCGCCCAAGCCGACGATCGCCGGCATCAAGGAAGCCAGCATCGTTTCCGACTGGTCTAAGCGCCGCGCCCGTGGCGAGCGCGTGCCGATCGAGCCGCCGTCGCTCAATTCCGACGGCACGGTGACCGAGACGGCGCGCATGGGGCGTATCGATTCGCCGGCAGGCCGCAAGATGGCCGCGCTCGACGCCGAGAAGGAAGCCAAGCGCAAGGCCGAAGAACAGAGGCTCGCAGCCATCGAGGCTGCGAAAGCCGCCAAGGAGGCCGCCAAGGCCCAGGCACTGGCCGAAGCGGAAGCCGCCAAGCAGGCTGCCCAGCAGCCGGTCACCACCGCGGGCGTCGAGGCGGCCGCGCCGACGGCCGAAACGCAAGCGGCTGATGCTGGCGACGGCACGGTGACGAAACTGAAGAAAAAGCTGCTCGGCATGTTCGGCGGCTGA